The proteins below are encoded in one region of bacterium:
- the pgsC gene encoding poly-gamma-glutamate biosynthesis protein PgsC, with the protein MIELTVGLGVLISLVFHEVFGAAAGGIVVPGYIAMHLDQPLRLVGTILVAFIAYLAIRIISRFVFVYGRRRLVMAILFGFIFGYLSRQMISYEILSADIRLQAVGFIIPGLIANWFERQGVIKTIATMMIAASLVRILVILFTGGEIFHAI; encoded by the coding sequence ATGATCGAGCTGACCGTCGGTCTGGGTGTTCTGATCAGTCTCGTGTTCCATGAGGTGTTTGGCGCCGCGGCGGGCGGTATCGTCGTGCCCGGCTATATTGCCATGCACCTGGACCAACCGCTGAGACTGGTCGGCACGATTCTCGTTGCCTTCATCGCCTATCTGGCGATCCGCATCATTTCCCGGTTCGTGTTTGTCTACGGACGCCGCCGCCTCGTGATGGCGATTCTGTTCGGCTTCATCTTCGGCTACCTCAGCCGGCAGATGATCTCGTACGAGATCCTCTCCGCGGACATCCGTCTTCAGGCGGTCGGTTTCATTATTCCCGGGCTTATTGCCAACTGGTTCGAGCGTCAGGGTGTAATCAAAACGATTGCCACCATGATGATCGCCGCCTCTCTCGTGCGCATTCTTGTGATCTTGTTCACCGGCGGGGAGATCTTCCATGCAATTTAG
- the pgsB gene encoding poly-gamma-glutamate synthase PgsB, whose protein sequence is MIFLILFALALTALAVVEFYAHQRRALSIPIRIHVNGTRGKSSVTRLIAAGLRAGGIPTMAKTTGTLPRIIDMQGLEIAINRPGASNVIEQVKVFRYFFERRPKAIVIECMAVNPEYQWLCENKFVHATVGVITNCRMDHILEMGPTIENITRSLCNTLPENGIAFTSEDKMFWLMKQQARKANCKLFLADGNSVSYADLSRFDHIEHADNVALALAVCGHYGVPRDVALRGMVSTHPDVGALRIYECSEGAKTVQFVHALAANDPDSTLAIWQKMKSLTADLGTVFVILNTRADRYDRTQQLLEMLQQGMPNDFHYLFLTGESIERVYGSLPRYGIAQSKALKLGIVSPEHTYAEVFKRVDSIGTVFAIGNVGQGGLEIAQYFASKKKMRRMTSAEQQG, encoded by the coding sequence ATGATTTTTTTGATTTTGTTTGCTCTCGCCCTCACCGCGCTCGCGGTCGTCGAGTTCTACGCCCACCAGCGGCGTGCCCTTTCCATCCCCATTCGCATCCATGTGAATGGCACTCGTGGCAAGTCTTCCGTTACCCGCCTGATTGCCGCCGGACTTCGCGCCGGCGGAATTCCCACTATGGCCAAAACGACAGGCACTCTGCCCCGCATTATTGATATGCAGGGGTTGGAGATTGCTATCAACCGGCCAGGCGCTTCCAATGTTATCGAACAGGTCAAGGTGTTCCGGTACTTCTTTGAACGCCGCCCCAAGGCAATCGTTATCGAGTGCATGGCGGTCAATCCGGAGTACCAGTGGCTCTGCGAGAATAAGTTCGTACATGCGACGGTAGGTGTCATTACCAACTGCCGCATGGACCACATTCTCGAAATGGGCCCCACGATCGAGAATATCACTCGTTCGCTGTGCAATACTCTGCCCGAAAACGGCATCGCGTTCACCAGCGAGGACAAGATGTTCTGGCTGATGAAACAGCAGGCCCGCAAAGCGAACTGCAAGCTGTTTCTCGCCGACGGAAACAGCGTCTCCTACGCGGACCTGAGCCGCTTCGACCACATTGAGCATGCCGACAACGTGGCTCTTGCGCTCGCCGTGTGCGGGCATTACGGCGTTCCGCGGGATGTCGCGCTTCGGGGGATGGTGAGCACGCACCCTGATGTCGGCGCGCTCCGGATCTATGAATGCAGCGAGGGCGCCAAGACCGTCCAGTTCGTGCATGCGCTCGCGGCGAACGATCCCGATTCCACGCTGGCCATCTGGCAGAAGATGAAGTCACTGACCGCCGATCTGGGTACGGTCTTCGTCATTCTCAATACCCGCGCCGACCGTTACGATCGCACACAGCAGCTTCTCGAGATGCTTCAACAGGGGATGCCGAACGATTTCCATTACCTGTTCCTCACCGGCGAGAGTATCGAACGTGTTTACGGCAGCCTGCCCCGCTACGGTATCGCGCAGAGCAAAGCTCTGAAACTGGGGATTGTTTCTCCGGAGCATACCTACGCCGAGGTCTTTAAACGCGTAGACTCCATCGGAACGGTGTTTGCCATCGGGAATGTCGGCCAGGGTGGGCTGGAAATCGCCCAGTATTTTGCTTCCAAGAAAAAGATGCGTCGAATGACTTCGGCGGAACAGCAGGGTTGA
- a CDS encoding helix-turn-helix domain-containing protein has protein sequence MTSSARITAIAVFCKELRQAREYQRITLREVAAVTRLGLDFLEAIEEGRWNDIPRAYIRGYLNLYAQAVGMNTDKVLKSFDRLMMPETESDAAILDEAPPLLRQPQAVDITRAKIRTTWFAVLSRNRKMLYLMSFFAVAGLLGLLYLTRRIEDRRAVPMLPFGEAMAESRTRVTSPFTILPLDDVPPGAKTADNWIQWVGNSRGWLVVDRDKDMPHHWHFDAYDTIKIQYVNTLSAIIYPAASAFAFRDTIKVPVSRVTPGDTAVYIIKPGAPNRPDSTKNLADSLVKG, from the coding sequence ATGACCTCCTCAGCACGCATTACAGCCATTGCCGTTTTCTGTAAGGAGCTGCGGCAAGCCCGGGAATACCAGCGGATCACCCTTCGCGAGGTAGCTGCGGTGACGCGCCTCGGACTTGACTTCCTTGAGGCCATTGAAGAAGGCCGCTGGAACGACATTCCCCGCGCCTACATTCGTGGCTACTTAAACCTTTATGCCCAGGCCGTCGGCATGAACACCGACAAGGTGCTGAAGAGCTTTGACCGCTTGATGATGCCGGAGACCGAATCGGATGCGGCCATTCTCGACGAAGCCCCGCCACTGCTCCGCCAGCCGCAGGCCGTGGACATCACCCGCGCCAAGATCCGCACCACGTGGTTCGCTGTCCTCAGCCGCAACCGCAAAATGCTCTATCTCATGAGTTTCTTTGCTGTTGCCGGACTGCTCGGATTACTCTACCTGACCCGCCGAATCGAAGACCGCCGCGCCGTGCCGATGCTGCCCTTTGGCGAGGCAATGGCTGAGAGCCGGACGCGCGTCACGAGCCCTTTCACAATACTCCCCCTTGATGACGTGCCGCCGGGTGCAAAAACTGCAGATAACTGGATTCAATGGGTCGGAAATTCCAGAGGCTGGCTCGTCGTTGATCGGGACAAAGACATGCCGCACCACTGGCATTTTGACGCGTATGATACTATAAAAATACAATACGTTAATACTTTGTCCGCAATTATCTATCCTGCCGCAAGCGCTTTCGCCTTTCGCGATACAATTAAGGTTCCGGTTAGCAGGGTGACCCCCGGCGACACCGCGGTTTATATCATCAAGCCCGGAGCGCCTAACCGTCCCGATTCCACGAAGAATCTTGCGGATAGCCTTGTGAAAGGTTGA
- a CDS encoding Maf family protein, producing MIPARLTLVSASPRRRELLARLGLPFDVCPSDAPELDTADDGRTLAVLNAELKVRQSPLVNDPARVLLGADTLIELDGRFLGKPDGLESARGMLAVLAGRTHDVITGVCLSGPAVSSDSPFIFVSSAAVSHVTFRALSFVDIQAYLDGGEWEGKAGAYAIQGEGQSLVSRLEGDFDNVVGLPTSLIHDLLSTHYSHCRFL from the coding sequence GTGATTCCGGCCCGCCTGACCTTAGTCTCGGCATCACCCCGCCGCCGTGAACTGCTTGCCCGGCTGGGCCTGCCGTTCGACGTTTGCCCTTCGGATGCGCCGGAACTCGATACCGCCGACGATGGCCGGACGCTGGCTGTGCTCAATGCCGAGCTGAAAGTCCGGCAATCACCGCTCGTGAACGACCCCGCGCGCGTTTTGCTCGGGGCCGATACTCTCATCGAGTTGGATGGCCGGTTCCTCGGCAAGCCCGATGGCCTGGAGTCCGCCCGCGGCATGCTTGCCGTGTTAGCGGGCAGGACTCATGATGTCATCACCGGCGTATGTCTTTCCGGCCCTGCGGTCTCTTCTGATTCACCCTTCATTTTCGTTTCATCCGCTGCCGTCTCCCATGTAACCTTCCGCGCTCTCAGCTTTGTCGACATCCAGGCTTATTTGGATGGCGGCGAATGGGAAGGGAAGGCGGGTGCCTACGCCATTCAGGGGGAAGGACAATCCCTTGTCTCCCGTCTCGAAGGCGATTTCGATAACGTCGTCGGCCTTCCGACATCCTTGATTCATGACCTCCTCAGCACGCATTACAGCCATTGCCGTTTTCTGTAA
- a CDS encoding deoxynucleoside kinase — translation MSEFSQRKYFVAIAGNIGVGKTTLTHALASQLGWSCYLEPVIDNPYLDDFYADMSRWAFHLQVYFLSKRFVSQREIETAQVSCVQDRTIYEDVEIFARTLHNRGHLVGRDWDNYRDLFYNMANYLRAPDLIIYLRCDVDTLIRRINNRGRPSEKSISRDYLVELNNAYDEWAQRGSQEFRMAVLDTGHSQELDAGQVLKQCLELLRVKLQLEMPLNHDSL, via the coding sequence ATGTCCGAGTTCTCCCAGCGCAAGTATTTCGTCGCTATTGCCGGCAATATCGGTGTGGGCAAAACCACGCTGACGCATGCGCTCGCTTCGCAACTGGGCTGGAGTTGCTATCTCGAGCCGGTCATCGACAATCCGTATCTCGATGACTTCTACGCCGACATGTCGCGCTGGGCGTTTCATCTTCAGGTCTATTTCCTGAGCAAACGCTTTGTCAGCCAGCGGGAAATCGAGACGGCGCAGGTCTCCTGCGTGCAGGACCGCACCATTTATGAAGACGTCGAGATCTTCGCCCGCACCTTGCACAACCGCGGCCATCTGGTGGGACGTGACTGGGACAATTACCGCGACCTGTTCTACAACATGGCCAACTATCTTCGCGCGCCCGATCTCATCATCTATTTGCGCTGCGACGTAGACACGCTCATTCGCCGTATCAATAACCGTGGCCGTCCGTCGGAGAAGTCTATCAGCCGCGACTATTTGGTCGAGTTGAATAATGCCTATGATGAATGGGCGCAGCGCGGCTCGCAGGAGTTCCGCATGGCCGTTCTCGATACGGGGCACTCGCAGGAACTCGACGCCGGGCAGGTGCTGAAACAATGTCTTGAATTATTGCGAGTCAAATTGCAACTGGAAATGCCGCTCAACCATGACTCTTTATAG
- a CDS encoding PPC domain-containing DNA-binding protein — MKIADDKDRVLVRFEVGEKLPGALIELARQRKWGSAVIMGLGAVKDVTLAYYDLPHHTYINHPIDGIVELVSLVGNLAHFNGAPVWHIHCTVADEHAQVKGGHLVSLEVAVTVECWIRGSDQQINRRLDEFSNLNLLDL; from the coding sequence ATGAAAATTGCTGATGACAAAGATCGGGTGCTGGTTCGCTTTGAAGTGGGGGAGAAGCTCCCCGGTGCCTTGATCGAGCTGGCGCGGCAGCGCAAGTGGGGTTCCGCCGTAATCATGGGTCTTGGCGCCGTGAAGGATGTGACTCTTGCCTACTATGATCTGCCCCATCACACGTACATCAATCACCCGATCGACGGTATCGTCGAACTGGTGAGCCTTGTGGGCAATCTCGCGCACTTTAACGGCGCGCCCGTGTGGCATATTCACTGCACCGTGGCCGATGAGCATGCCCAGGTCAAAGGCGGCCATCTCGTCAGCCTTGAAGTCGCCGTGACGGTCGAATGTTGGATCCGCGGAAGCGACCAGCAGATCAACCGCCGCCTCGATGAGTTTTCCAATCTGAATCTACTCGATCTGTAA
- a CDS encoding SDR family oxidoreductase: MRILITGASGFVGSHLGKHLSAEHDVLGVVFRTQRRLPFRYDSADLTAPKAVAALLQTFKPQVIIHAAAMSRVLECEQNPAEAQNVNVTATATLLHWAERLHSKFIFLSSDQVFSGNRGGYRESHDPDPVNIYGRTKLEAERLVLTSTVPNLVVRSNSVVGPSLGWGESFTDMILRKLRAGDAVTLFADQYRSPIHIRMMVRLLEAACVLEFSGLLHAGGPQRINRLDTGYAVARAYGLSPDPIEAAPFASHPHAEIMTADNSYDISRLKQWMPFLDIRSLDEELAEDATQPNR; this comes from the coding sequence GTGCGCATTCTGATTACTGGAGCGTCGGGCTTCGTCGGCTCGCACCTTGGAAAGCACCTGTCCGCAGAGCATGACGTGCTTGGGGTCGTTTTCCGTACACAACGCCGGTTGCCCTTCCGCTATGACAGCGCTGACCTGACCGCCCCCAAGGCGGTCGCGGCGCTCCTGCAAACGTTCAAACCGCAGGTGATTATTCACGCGGCGGCCATGTCCCGTGTGCTGGAGTGCGAGCAAAATCCGGCGGAAGCGCAGAACGTCAATGTCACGGCCACCGCCACACTGCTGCACTGGGCCGAACGTCTGCATTCCAAGTTTATCTTCCTCTCCAGCGATCAGGTCTTTTCGGGCAATCGCGGCGGATACCGCGAGAGTCATGATCCCGATCCGGTCAACATCTATGGCCGCACCAAGCTTGAAGCGGAGCGCCTGGTACTCACCTCCACAGTGCCCAATCTTGTGGTCCGCAGCAATTCGGTTGTAGGACCGTCACTGGGCTGGGGCGAGAGCTTCACCGACATGATACTCCGCAAACTGCGCGCGGGCGACGCTGTCACGCTGTTTGCCGACCAGTACCGCTCCCCCATCCACATTCGCATGATGGTGCGACTGCTCGAAGCGGCGTGTGTGCTGGAATTCTCCGGCCTGCTCCATGCGGGCGGGCCGCAGCGCATCAACCGTCTCGACACCGGATACGCCGTGGCGCGCGCCTACGGCCTGTCGCCCGATCCCATCGAAGCGGCTCCTTTCGCGTCGCACCCGCATGCGGAAATTATGACTGCCGACAACAGCTATGACATCTCGCGTCTGAAACAGTGGATGCCGTTTCTCGATATCCGGTCGCTGGATGAAGAACTTGCCGAAGATGCCACCCAGCCTAACAGGTGA